The following are encoded in a window of Pseudalgibacter alginicilyticus genomic DNA:
- the tsaE gene encoding tRNA (adenosine(37)-N6)-threonylcarbamoyltransferase complex ATPase subunit type 1 TsaE yields MEIVYNIDDVNEVAKQLVSNLKTKTIVIYGEMGAGKTTLIKAIVKILNSTDEVSSPTFSIVNEYSTNETLIYHFDLYRINDLEEAYNFGIEEYIYSDNWSIIEWPQIIEDILPEHFDRVELTINLNNSRTLKLI; encoded by the coding sequence TTGGAAATAGTATATAATATTGATGATGTCAATGAAGTTGCTAAACAATTAGTTAGCAATCTAAAAACAAAAACAATAGTGATTTATGGTGAAATGGGAGCTGGTAAGACAACCCTTATAAAAGCTATTGTTAAAATATTGAATAGTACTGATGAAGTTAGTAGTCCTACTTTTTCAATAGTAAATGAATACAGTACAAATGAAACGTTAATATATCATTTTGATTTATATAGAATTAATGATTTAGAAGAAGCCTATAACTTTGGTATTGAAGAATATATTTATTCAGACAATTGGTCAATTATTGAATGGCCTCAAATAATTGAAGATATTTTACCAGAGCATTTTGATAGAGTTGAATTAACAATAAATCTTAATAATTCTAGAACATTAAAATTGATTTAA
- the sucD gene encoding succinate--CoA ligase subunit alpha, which yields MSVLVNKDSKIIVQGFTGSEGTFHASQMIEYGTNVVGGVTPGKGGQTHLDRPVFNTVLEAVNEAGADTTIIFVPPAFAADAIMEAADAGIKVIITITEGIPVADMITASTYIKNKDCRLIGPNCPGVITPGEAKVGIMPGFVFKKGKVGIVSKSGTLTYEAADQVVKQGLGITTAIGIGGDPIIGTTTKEAVELLINDPETEAVVMIGEIGGQLEADAAHWYKTSGSKKPVVGFIAGETAPAGRTMGHAGAIVGGSDDTAQAKKAIMRECGIHVVDSPAEIGKKIAEVLA from the coding sequence ATGAGTGTTTTAGTAAACAAAGATTCAAAAATTATAGTACAAGGTTTTACAGGCAGTGAAGGTACGTTTCACGCCAGCCAAATGATAGAGTACGGAACCAACGTTGTTGGTGGTGTTACTCCAGGAAAAGGAGGTCAAACCCATTTAGATAGACCTGTTTTTAATACAGTTCTAGAAGCTGTTAACGAAGCTGGTGCAGATACTACTATTATTTTTGTACCACCTGCATTTGCTGCAGATGCCATTATGGAAGCTGCTGATGCTGGTATAAAAGTTATTATTACCATCACAGAAGGTATTCCTGTAGCTGATATGATTACAGCATCAACTTATATAAAAAATAAAGATTGTAGACTCATTGGTCCTAACTGCCCAGGAGTTATTACGCCTGGGGAAGCCAAAGTTGGTATCATGCCAGGATTTGTATTTAAAAAAGGAAAAGTTGGTATTGTTTCTAAGTCAGGAACATTAACCTATGAAGCTGCAGATCAAGTCGTAAAACAAGGCTTGGGAATTACTACGGCAATTGGAATAGGAGGAGATCCTATTATTGGAACAACCACAAAAGAAGCTGTTGAGTTATTAATTAATGACCCAGAAACAGAAGCTGTAGTGATGATTGGTGAAATAGGTGGTCAACTAGAAGCAGATGCTGCGCATTGGTATAAAACAAGTGGTAGTAAAAAACCCGTTGTAGGTTTTATTGCTGGAGAAACCGCTCCTGCAGGACGAACCATGGGACATGCAGGTGCTATTGTAGGTGGTAGTGATGATACCGCTCAAGCAAAAAAAGCAATTATGAGAGAATGTGGTATACACGTTGTAGATTCTCCTGCTGAAATAGGAAAGAAAATAGCCGAAGTTTTGGCATAA
- the fabG gene encoding 3-oxoacyl-[acyl-carrier-protein] reductase, with translation MKLLKGKTAIITGASRGIGRGIAQVFAEQGANVAFTYSASVEAANELEKELSALGIKAKGYKSNAASFDEAQKLAEDVVSEFGSIDVLVNNAGITKDNLLMRITEEDFDSVIEVNLKSVFNMTKAVQKTMLKQRQGSIINMSSVVGVKGNAGQTNYAASKAGIIGFSKSVALELGSRNIRSNVIAPGFIETEMTAKLNEDVVKGWRAGIPLKRGGSPEDVANACVFLASDMSAYITGQTLNVDGGMLT, from the coding sequence ATGAAATTACTAAAAGGAAAAACTGCCATAATAACAGGAGCAAGCCGAGGAATTGGAAGAGGGATTGCTCAGGTGTTTGCAGAACAAGGTGCCAACGTAGCCTTTACTTATAGTGCTTCTGTTGAGGCAGCTAATGAGTTAGAAAAAGAATTGTCAGCTTTAGGTATCAAAGCAAAAGGATATAAAAGTAATGCAGCTAGTTTTGATGAAGCTCAAAAATTAGCAGAGGATGTAGTTTCAGAATTTGGTAGCATTGATGTGCTTGTAAATAATGCAGGAATAACCAAGGATAATCTATTAATGCGTATTACTGAGGAAGATTTTGATTCCGTTATTGAAGTGAATTTAAAATCGGTTTTTAATATGACAAAAGCCGTACAGAAAACCATGCTAAAACAGCGCCAAGGCTCCATTATCAATATGAGTTCAGTTGTTGGGGTTAAAGGAAATGCGGGACAAACCAATTATGCAGCTTCCAAAGCAGGTATTATTGGGTTTTCAAAATCAGTTGCATTAGAATTAGGCTCAAGAAATATTAGAAGCAACGTGATTGCACCTGGGTTTATTGAAACTGAAATGACAGCCAAATTAAATGAAGACGTTGTAAAAGGATGGCGAGCAGGTATTCCATTAAAACGCGGTGGTTCTCCTGAAGATGTTGCTAATGCTTGTGTGTTTTTAGCTAGTGATATGAGTGCTTACATTACTGGACAAACTCTAAATGTAGATGGCGGAATGTTAACCTAA
- the lpxD gene encoding UDP-3-O-(3-hydroxymyristoyl)glucosamine N-acyltransferase, with amino-acid sequence MKFTAQQIAGILDGDIEGNPDIEVYKLSKIEEGSEGSVTFLANPKYNSFLYSTKASIAIVNKEFKPDSKINTTLIKVDDAYLAFSKLLEYYNLVKLNKFGIEEPSFISKTATYGEGVYIGAFTYLAENVKIGRNVKIFPNAYIGDNVIIGDNTIIFSGAKIYSETIIGSDCVINSGVIIGADGFGFAPSENGEYKKIPQIGNVIIEDYVDIGAATTIDRATMGSTIIRSGVKLDNHIQIAHNVEIGKNTVIASQTGVAGSAKVGENCMIGGQVGIVGHVTIGNNVKIQAQSGIARNVKDNETLQGSPAIALNDFNKSYVHFKNLPKIINDINDLEKKINGNS; translated from the coding sequence TTGAAATTTACAGCACAACAAATAGCAGGAATTTTAGATGGAGATATTGAGGGAAACCCTGATATTGAAGTATATAAGTTATCAAAAATTGAAGAAGGTTCAGAGGGGTCTGTAACATTTTTAGCAAACCCAAAGTATAATTCCTTTTTATATTCTACCAAGGCTTCTATTGCTATAGTAAATAAAGAATTCAAACCTGATAGTAAAATCAACACAACCCTAATAAAGGTTGACGATGCTTATTTGGCATTTTCTAAATTATTAGAATATTATAACTTAGTAAAACTCAATAAATTTGGAATAGAAGAGCCTTCGTTTATTTCTAAAACGGCTACCTATGGTGAAGGTGTTTATATTGGTGCTTTTACGTATTTAGCCGAAAATGTAAAAATTGGCAGGAATGTAAAGATTTTCCCAAACGCTTATATAGGTGATAATGTTATCATTGGAGATAATACCATTATTTTTTCAGGAGCTAAAATTTATTCTGAAACCATAATAGGTAGTGATTGTGTTATTAATTCAGGTGTTATTATTGGGGCGGATGGATTTGGTTTTGCTCCAAGTGAGAATGGAGAATACAAAAAAATTCCACAAATAGGTAATGTAATTATTGAAGATTATGTTGATATAGGTGCTGCTACAACTATAGATAGAGCCACCATGGGCTCCACTATTATTAGAAGTGGTGTTAAATTAGATAACCATATCCAAATTGCCCATAATGTAGAAATTGGAAAAAATACCGTAATAGCATCTCAAACAGGTGTTGCAGGATCTGCAAAAGTAGGTGAGAATTGTATGATTGGTGGTCAGGTAGGAATTGTTGGACATGTTACTATTGGTAATAATGTAAAAATACAAGCGCAGTCTGGAATTGCTAGAAATGTAAAAGATAATGAAACGTTGCAAGGCTCTCCAGCTATTGCTTTAAATGACTTCAATAAATCTTATGTACATTTCAAAAATTTACCAAAAATTATTAATGATATCAATGATTTAGAAAAAAAAATAAATGGGAATAGTTAA
- the lpxA gene encoding acyl-ACP--UDP-N-acetylglucosamine O-acyltransferase gives MNQPLAYVHPGAKIAKNVVIEPFTTIHNNVVIGEGTWIGSNVTIMEGARIGKNCNIFPGSVISAVPQDLKYNDEETTVEIGNNVTIRECVTINRGTSDRMKTVIGNNCLIMAYCHVAHDCIVGNNCIFSNNSTLAGHITIGDYVVLAGMVAVHQFVSVGNHAFVTGGSLVRKDVPPYVKAAREPLSYVGINSVGLRRRGYTTEKIREIQDIYRILYQKNYNNTQASEIIEAEMQATPERDEVLQFIKNSHRGIMKGYFKSN, from the coding sequence ATGAACCAACCACTTGCTTACGTTCATCCGGGAGCTAAAATCGCAAAAAATGTTGTTATCGAACCCTTTACAACCATACATAATAATGTAGTAATAGGCGAGGGAACTTGGATAGGTAGTAATGTAACTATCATGGAAGGTGCACGAATTGGGAAAAATTGCAATATTTTTCCTGGCTCAGTAATTTCTGCTGTACCTCAAGATTTGAAATATAATGATGAAGAAACTACTGTTGAAATTGGTAATAATGTGACAATAAGAGAATGTGTTACCATCAATAGAGGGACTTCAGATAGAATGAAAACGGTTATTGGAAACAATTGTCTAATTATGGCTTATTGTCACGTTGCACACGATTGTATTGTTGGAAATAATTGTATTTTTTCAAATAACAGTACTCTTGCTGGACACATAACCATTGGAGATTACGTTGTTTTGGCAGGTATGGTAGCAGTGCATCAATTTGTTTCTGTTGGCAATCATGCATTTGTTACGGGTGGGTCATTGGTAAGAAAAGATGTGCCTCCTTATGTAAAAGCTGCAAGAGAACCTTTATCGTATGTTGGGATAAATTCCGTTGGATTAAGAAGACGGGGCTATACAACAGAAAAAATAAGAGAAATACAAGATATTTATCGTATTCTTTATCAAAAGAATTATAACAACACCCAAGCATCAGAAATTATTGAAGCTGAAATGCAAGCGACACCTGAGCGCGATGAAGTTCTACAGTTTATTAAGAATTCTCATCGAGGCATTATGAAAGGATATTTTAAATCAAATTAA
- a CDS encoding HD domain-containing protein, whose protein sequence is MNKLKILNDPIYGFITIPNSLIFDLIQHKYFQRLRRITQMGMSHLVYPGANHTRFHHAIGCVHLMQNVVNVLRFKGVTISEEEEEALYVAILLHDIGHGPFSHAMEHSIVNNVSHEHISLLFMERLNQEFNGSLTLAIQIFKGEYPRLFMCQLISGQLDMDRADYLKRDSFYTGVAEGNINSERLITMLNVVNDALVVEEKGVYSVEKFIIARRLMYWQVYLHKTGLAAEQLLIRVLKRAKELNSTGSNLQASKPLQYFLNNEISIHNFNDTTLDVFSQLDDYDVISAMKAWQYHDDFVLSNLCAMIINRDLLKIKMKNKKIKDETLQKHLKAFKKTHNTSTEEASYFVFTGSISNQAYQSTKQNINILYKSGKIVDIVKASDHLNLKTLSKPVTKYYICYPKG, encoded by the coding sequence TTGAATAAGCTAAAAATATTAAACGACCCAATTTACGGATTTATTACCATCCCTAATTCGCTTATTTTTGATTTAATCCAACATAAGTATTTCCAAAGACTACGCCGAATCACTCAAATGGGGATGTCTCACTTAGTATATCCAGGTGCAAATCACACGCGTTTTCATCACGCTATAGGTTGTGTGCATTTAATGCAAAATGTTGTTAATGTACTTCGCTTTAAAGGTGTTACAATATCAGAAGAAGAAGAAGAAGCTCTTTATGTTGCTATTTTACTACATGATATTGGCCATGGACCTTTCTCGCATGCCATGGAACATAGTATTGTAAATAATGTATCTCATGAACATATTTCATTGTTGTTTATGGAGCGTTTAAACCAGGAATTTAACGGAAGTTTAACGCTTGCTATTCAAATTTTTAAAGGAGAGTACCCTCGGCTATTTATGTGTCAACTTATTTCTGGTCAATTAGACATGGATAGGGCTGATTATTTAAAGCGAGATAGTTTTTATACTGGCGTTGCTGAAGGAAATATCAATAGTGAACGATTAATTACCATGCTTAATGTGGTTAACGATGCTTTAGTCGTTGAAGAAAAAGGTGTTTATAGCGTTGAAAAATTCATTATTGCTAGACGTTTAATGTATTGGCAAGTTTATTTACATAAAACAGGGTTAGCCGCAGAGCAGTTATTAATTCGAGTTTTAAAAAGAGCCAAAGAATTAAACAGTACAGGAAGTAATTTACAAGCAAGTAAACCGCTTCAGTATTTTTTAAATAATGAGATTTCAATCCATAATTTCAATGATACAACCTTAGATGTGTTTTCACAATTAGATGATTACGATGTAATTTCAGCAATGAAAGCTTGGCAGTATCATGACGATTTTGTTTTAAGTAATTTATGTGCCATGATTATCAACAGGGATTTGTTGAAAATTAAAATGAAAAATAAAAAAATAAAGGATGAAACCTTGCAAAAACATTTGAAAGCTTTTAAGAAAACTCATAATACTTCAACGGAAGAAGCTTCTTATTTTGTTTTTACAGGAAGTATATCAAATCAAGCGTACCAGTCAACAAAACAAAATATAAACATTTTATATAAATCTGGTAAAATAGTTGATATTGTAAAAGCATCAGACCATTTAAATCTTAAAACACTTTCAAAACCAGTGACTAAGTATTATATATGTTACCCCAAGGGCTAA
- a CDS encoding UDP-3-O-(3-hydroxymyristoyl)glucosamine N-acyltransferase, whose protein sequence is MKFPTPHTLLQIAKLINCQFIGDDNFPVLGMNEIHVVESGDIVFVDHPKYYDKALNSAATIVLINKKVECPEGKALLISDDPFRDFNKLTNHFKPFKASNVSVSDSATIGKNTVIQPNCFIGNNVVIGNNCVIHSNVSIYDDSIIGNNVTIHAGTILGGSAFYYKNRPEGFDQLKSGGRVVIEDNVDLGALCTIDRGVTGDTRICEGTKIDNQVQIGHDTVVGKKCLIASQVGIAGCVIIEDEVTIWGQVGCTSGITIGRKAVVQAQSGISKSLQGGKTYFGYPAEEVRLKLRELASIKQIPQILEFIKSKK, encoded by the coding sequence ATGAAATTTCCAACTCCTCATACATTATTGCAAATTGCTAAGTTGATTAATTGCCAATTTATTGGTGATGACAATTTTCCAGTTTTAGGTATGAATGAAATTCATGTTGTAGAATCAGGAGATATTGTTTTTGTTGATCACCCAAAATATTACGATAAAGCTCTAAATTCTGCTGCTACCATTGTTTTAATTAATAAAAAAGTAGAATGCCCCGAAGGCAAGGCATTACTTATAAGTGATGATCCTTTTAGAGATTTTAACAAACTAACGAATCATTTTAAGCCATTTAAAGCTTCAAATGTTTCTGTTTCTGATTCTGCAACCATTGGAAAAAACACCGTCATTCAACCCAATTGTTTTATTGGTAATAATGTTGTTATTGGCAATAATTGTGTTATTCATTCAAATGTAAGCATATATGATGATTCAATTATAGGTAATAATGTAACGATACATGCAGGAACCATTTTAGGAGGGAGTGCTTTTTATTATAAAAACAGACCTGAGGGTTTTGATCAGTTAAAATCAGGTGGGCGAGTAGTTATAGAAGATAATGTAGATTTAGGTGCTCTTTGTACTATTGATAGAGGAGTTACAGGAGATACCAGAATCTGTGAAGGCACTAAAATTGATAATCAAGTTCAAATTGGTCATGATACAGTTGTTGGTAAAAAATGCTTAATTGCTTCACAAGTTGGTATTGCTGGTTGTGTTATTATAGAAGATGAAGTTACTATTTGGGGGCAAGTTGGTTGTACGAGTGGTATTACAATTGGCAGAAAAGCTGTGGTTCAAGCCCAATCTGGAATAAGTAAATCTTTACAAGGAGGTAAAACATATTTTGGATATCCAGCAGAGGAGGTGCGTCTAAAATTAAGAGAGTTAGCTTCAATAAAACAAATTCCTCAAATATTAGAATTTATAAAATCAAAAAAATAA
- a CDS encoding PglZ domain-containing protein has protein sequence MNTIKILWVDDEIDLLKPHILFLEKKNYEVTKCNSGTEAIDMLDDHKFDIVFLDENMPGLTGLETLNEIKEKQANLPVVMITKSEEEYIMEEAIGNKIADYLIKPVNPNQILLSIKKNLDHSRLVSEKTTSNYQQEFRKIAMDLAMVNSYEEWVNLYQKLIYWEIQLEDIEDVGMFEILESQKVEANSQFGKYIEKNYFNWFDKDTDAPIMSHTLFKEKIAPELSKEQPILLVVIDNLRYDQWKVFEPIINNYYKKDSETGFFSILPTATQYARNAIFSGLMPSEMEKLFPKYWKNDTDEGGKNLYEAEFLESQMKRLSLNHLTYEYHKITNLKSGKKLADNFNSLKDNDLTVVVYNFVDMLSHSKTEMEVVKELASNDKAYRSLALSWFKNSPLLEMIHQAQALGFKLLLTTDHGTINVKNPSKVVGDRDTSLNLRYKTGRSLTYDNKDVLVAKDPKEIHLPSITMSSSFIFAKSDLFFAYPNNYNHYVSYFRNTYQHGGVSLEEMIIPFVVFNPK, from the coding sequence ATGAATACAATAAAAATACTTTGGGTAGATGATGAAATTGATTTATTGAAACCTCATATTTTATTTCTTGAGAAAAAAAATTACGAAGTAACAAAGTGTAATAGCGGTACCGAAGCTATTGATATGTTAGACGATCATAAATTTGATATTGTTTTTTTAGATGAAAACATGCCTGGACTTACAGGCTTAGAAACCTTAAATGAAATTAAAGAAAAACAAGCCAATCTTCCAGTGGTAATGATTACCAAAAGTGAAGAAGAGTACATTATGGAAGAAGCTATTGGTAATAAAATAGCTGATTATTTAATAAAACCTGTTAATCCTAATCAGATATTATTAAGTATAAAAAAGAATTTAGACCATTCGAGATTGGTATCCGAAAAAACAACATCTAATTATCAGCAAGAATTTAGGAAAATAGCAATGGATTTGGCAATGGTTAATTCTTATGAAGAATGGGTGAACTTGTACCAAAAACTAATTTATTGGGAAATACAACTTGAAGATATTGAAGATGTTGGGATGTTTGAAATCTTAGAATCTCAAAAAGTAGAAGCGAATAGCCAGTTTGGAAAATATATTGAAAAAAATTATTTTAATTGGTTTGATAAAGATACGGACGCGCCAATTATGTCTCACACACTTTTTAAGGAAAAAATAGCACCCGAACTTAGTAAGGAACAACCTATACTTTTGGTGGTTATTGATAATTTACGCTACGACCAATGGAAGGTGTTTGAGCCAATTATTAATAATTACTATAAAAAAGACAGTGAAACTGGTTTTTTTAGCATTCTACCTACTGCGACACAATATGCAAGAAATGCTATTTTTTCAGGGCTTATGCCAAGTGAAATGGAAAAATTATTCCCTAAGTATTGGAAAAATGATACTGATGAAGGAGGAAAAAATCTTTATGAAGCTGAGTTTTTAGAAAGCCAGATGAAGCGCCTTAGTTTAAATCACTTAACATACGAATATCACAAAATAACCAATCTTAAAAGTGGAAAAAAATTAGCAGACAATTTCAACTCTTTAAAAGACAATGATTTGACTGTTGTAGTTTATAATTTTGTTGATATGCTATCCCATTCCAAAACTGAAATGGAAGTAGTTAAAGAATTAGCTTCAAATGACAAGGCTTATAGGTCTTTAGCTCTTAGCTGGTTTAAAAATTCTCCGCTGCTAGAAATGATTCATCAAGCACAAGCTTTAGGCTTTAAGTTGCTTTTAACAACCGACCATGGAACGATTAATGTTAAAAACCCATCAAAAGTTGTTGGAGATAGAGATACAAGTTTAAACCTTCGTTACAAAACAGGTAGAAGTTTAACTTATGATAATAAAGATGTGTTAGTCGCTAAAGATCCAAAAGAAATTCACCTTCCTTCCATTACTATGAGTAGTTCATTCATTTTTGCTAAAAGCGATTTGTTTTTTGCTTATCCAAACAATTACAACCACTATGTCAGTTATTTTAGAAACACGTATCAGCATGGTGGTGTGTCCCTTGAAGAAATGATTATTCCATTTGTTGTATTTAATCCTAAATAA
- a CDS encoding bifunctional UDP-3-O-[3-hydroxymyristoyl] N-acetylglucosamine deacetylase/3-hydroxyacyl-ACP dehydratase produces MGIVNTEIKQKTIKKETSLTGVGLHTGKNVTLTFKPANENTGYAFQRVDLEGKPIIEADANYVTNTQRGTCLEKNGVTIQTSEHVLAALVGLDIDNILIELNESEPPIMDGSSKFFVEALEKVGFTEQDALREVYEVTDVISYSDEETGSEILIMPSKEYQITTMVDFGTKVLGTQNATLSQISDFKTDIANARTFSFLHEIEMLLEHGLIKGGDLNNAIVYVDKALSPETTEKLKVAFKKDTIAIKPNGILDNLTLHHPNEAARHKLLDVLGDLALIGIKIKGKVIANKPGHFVNTQFAKKMSKLIKNERRNNVPNIDLSQTPLMDVNQIMAMLPHRQPFLLIDKVFELTDNYVIAQKNVTMNEEFFKGHFPGAPVMPGVLIVEAMAQTGGILVLNTVPDPENYLTFFMKMDNVKFKQKVVPGDTLIFKCSLITPIRRGICHMQGYAYANGKLCAEAELMAQISKVK; encoded by the coding sequence ATGGGAATAGTTAATACTGAAATAAAGCAAAAAACCATAAAAAAGGAAACTTCCTTAACAGGAGTAGGCTTGCATACAGGGAAAAATGTAACCTTAACCTTTAAACCTGCCAATGAAAATACTGGCTATGCTTTTCAGCGTGTCGATTTAGAAGGGAAACCTATAATTGAGGCAGATGCTAATTATGTTACCAATACTCAACGTGGTACATGTTTGGAAAAAAATGGGGTAACCATACAAACATCAGAGCATGTATTGGCTGCTTTAGTTGGCTTGGATATTGATAATATTCTAATTGAATTAAATGAATCTGAACCACCAATTATGGATGGATCTTCAAAGTTTTTTGTTGAAGCACTTGAAAAAGTTGGTTTTACAGAACAAGACGCTTTGAGAGAAGTCTATGAGGTTACAGATGTTATTTCGTATTCTGATGAGGAAACTGGTAGTGAAATTTTAATCATGCCATCCAAAGAATATCAAATTACTACAATGGTAGATTTTGGCACTAAAGTATTAGGAACCCAAAATGCTACTTTAAGTCAAATTTCTGATTTTAAAACAGATATTGCAAATGCAAGGACTTTTAGCTTTTTACATGAAATAGAAATGCTTTTAGAACATGGCTTGATTAAAGGAGGGGATTTGAATAATGCCATTGTTTATGTAGACAAAGCATTATCTCCTGAAACTACAGAAAAACTAAAAGTTGCGTTTAAAAAAGACACTATTGCCATAAAACCAAATGGTATTTTAGACAACCTAACCTTACACCACCCTAATGAAGCAGCTAGACATAAATTACTTGATGTTCTTGGTGATTTAGCTCTTATTGGAATAAAAATAAAAGGTAAGGTCATTGCAAATAAACCAGGCCATTTTGTGAATACACAATTCGCAAAAAAAATGTCTAAACTCATTAAAAATGAAAGACGTAACAATGTTCCTAATATAGATTTGAGTCAAACACCTTTAATGGATGTTAATCAAATTATGGCCATGCTACCACATCGTCAACCTTTCTTACTTATCGATAAGGTTTTTGAGCTAACAGATAATTATGTCATTGCTCAAAAAAATGTAACCATGAATGAAGAGTTCTTTAAAGGTCATTTCCCTGGAGCTCCTGTTATGCCTGGTGTTTTAATTGTTGAAGCTATGGCGCAAACGGGAGGTATATTGGTTTTGAATACAGTTCCAGATCCTGAAAATTATTTAACATTTTTCATGAAAATGGATAACGTTAAGTTTAAACAAAAAGTAGTTCCTGGCGATACGTTAATATTCAAGTGTTCGTTAATAACACCTATTCGTCGTGGTATATGCCACATGCAAGGTTATGCTTATGCTAATGGTAAGCTTTGTGCAGAAGCAGAACTTATGGCGCAAATTTCTAAAGTAAAATAA
- the efp gene encoding elongation factor P, whose amino-acid sequence MATTSDIRNGLCIRYNSDIYKIIEFLHVKPGKGPAFVRTKMKSVTNGKIIDNTFSAGHKLEDVRVETHKFQYLYNDGEFYHFMNEADYTQIRLLEAALDNPGLMKEGEVVTVIINAEDNMPLSVEMPANVILEVTATEPGVKGNTATNATKPATVETGATVNVPLFINEGDKIKVETEKGTYKERVKE is encoded by the coding sequence ATGGCAACTACAAGTGATATTAGAAACGGATTATGCATTCGTTATAACAGTGATATTTATAAAATAATAGAATTTTTACACGTTAAACCAGGAAAAGGTCCTGCTTTTGTTAGAACAAAAATGAAAAGCGTTACCAATGGTAAAATAATAGACAATACATTTTCTGCAGGTCATAAATTGGAAGATGTACGCGTAGAAACTCATAAGTTTCAATATTTATATAATGATGGTGAGTTCTATCACTTTATGAATGAAGCAGATTACACGCAAATAAGATTATTGGAGGCTGCATTAGACAATCCAGGGTTAATGAAAGAAGGTGAGGTGGTTACAGTAATAATTAATGCTGAAGACAATATGCCACTTTCTGTTGAAATGCCTGCAAATGTTATTTTAGAAGTTACAGCTACTGAGCCAGGAGTAAAAGGAAATACAGCGACTAATGCTACCAAACCCGCAACGGTTGAAACTGGAGCTACCGTTAATGTTCCTTTGTTTATTAACGAAGGAGATAAAATTAAAGTTGAAACAGAAAAGGGCACGTACAAAGAGCGTGTAAAGGAATAA